One Candidatus Omnitrophota bacterium genomic region harbors:
- a CDS encoding cation diffusion facilitator family transporter, with product MGNNRYIQIRNILIWILVLNWGVAAAKIIYGLLTQSLAMTSDGFHSLSDGSSNIIGLIGIAVASRPRDIGHPYGHGKYETLASMAIAVALFFIAFKLITASLHRLVHQELINPTANWGSFVVMGVTLAVNIGVMRYEYRRGKQLGSDFLVADAMHTGSDIFTSITVVISLVSVRMGLPIIDVIAGIIISLLIAYIGVRILMESSKVLTDYAVIEVQNICDALSDIKEIVGCHRIRTRGRSDDIHVDLHVTVDKNMPVGKAHDLSTTIEKRIREKFPGVTDVIVHIEPA from the coding sequence TTGGGAAATAATAGGTATATACAGATAAGAAATATCCTTATCTGGATACTCGTACTTAACTGGGGAGTGGCCGCGGCCAAGATCATATACGGCCTCCTGACGCAATCCCTGGCCATGACCTCGGACGGTTTCCATTCGCTCTCGGACGGGTCATCGAATATAATCGGCCTGATCGGGATAGCGGTGGCGTCGCGGCCCAGGGATATCGGACATCCTTACGGCCACGGCAAGTATGAGACCCTCGCCTCGATGGCCATCGCGGTGGCGCTCTTCTTTATAGCCTTCAAGCTCATAACCGCATCCCTGCACAGGCTGGTTCACCAGGAGCTTATCAACCCCACGGCGAATTGGGGCAGCTTCGTCGTGATGGGCGTGACCCTGGCAGTCAATATCGGCGTGATGAGATATGAATATAGAAGAGGAAAGCAGCTGGGCAGCGATTTCCTAGTGGCTGATGCCATGCACACGGGTTCGGACATCTTTACTTCCATCACGGTCGTGATCAGCCTGGTCAGCGTCAGGATGGGGCTTCCCATCATAGACGTCATCGCAGGCATAATAATATCGCTGTTGATCGCGTATATCGGGGTCAGGATACTCATGGAGAGCTCAAAGGTCCTTACCGATTACGCGGTCATCGAAGTGCAGAATATATGCGACGCGCTATCCGATATAAAGGAGATAGTCGGCTGCCACCGCATAAGGACGCGCGGCCGCTCCGATGATATCCATGTCGACCTCCACGTGACGGTGGATAAGAACATGCCTGTCGGGAAGGCCCACGACCTGTCTACCACCATCGAGAAGCGCATTCGCGAAAAATTCCCCGGCGTCACGGATGTGATAGTCCATATAGAGCCCGCCTGA
- the rpmF gene encoding 50S ribosomal protein L32 — MALPKRKHSKMRRDKSRTHQVLVTPEVTKCPQCFAPVRPHQICPSCGYYKGRKVINIKTKEVKKK, encoded by the coding sequence ATGGCACTACCAAAAAGAAAACATTCCAAAATGAGGCGCGATAAATCGCGCACGCACCAGGTGCTGGTTACCCCCGAGGTCACTAAATGCCCGCAGTGTTTCGCGCCCGTAAGACCGCATCAGATATGCCCGAGCTGCGGATACTATAAGGGGCGCAAGGTCATCAACATCAAGACTAAGGAAGTGAAGAAGAAATGA
- the coaD gene encoding pantetheine-phosphate adenylyltransferase, with translation MKRKAVYPGTFDPVTYGHIDLIKRALKIFDTVIIAVAHNAEKEPLFSVDERIAMLKKATRGMRGVVIEDFGGLAVDYVRGKGSRVMIRGMRMLSDFEYEFQMALTNRKLAQDIETIFMMPSESYSYLSSKLIKEAFALGADVKSFVPPFVAKALAQKSR, from the coding sequence ATGAAGAGAAAAGCGGTCTACCCGGGGACTTTTGACCCCGTAACTTACGGCCACATAGACCTTATAAAGAGAGCGCTCAAGATCTTTGATACCGTTATAATCGCGGTCGCGCACAACGCGGAAAAAGAACCCCTCTTCAGCGTGGATGAGCGGATAGCGATGCTCAAGAAGGCGACCAGGGGCATGAGGGGCGTTGTCATCGAGGATTTCGGCGGCCTGGCCGTCGATTACGTAAGGGGCAAGGGCTCAAGGGTCATGATCCGGGGCATGAGGATGCTGTCGGATTTCGAATACGAGTTCCAGATGGCCTTGACCAACAGGAAACTGGCACAGGATATCGAGACGATATTCATGATGCCCTCCGAATCCTATTCTTACCTTTCGTCAAAACTTATAAAGGAAGCGTTCGCGCTCGGGGCCGACGTAAAGAGCTTTGTCCCGCCTTTCGTCGCCAAGGCGCTGGCGCAAAAATCAAGATGA
- a CDS encoding YceD family protein translates to MKIKINDIPNEGLAIEEKQNASELDLARDDLKFVTPVSLSVFIGRDKDEAYVHVSASGRIEAVCSRCLSSYTVDFKKDFDFSYDLKGKTTLDLTDDIRSEIILEYPVKPLCKDGCKGLCQACGKNLNEGSCGHKTDVQRWNRIEKSGN, encoded by the coding sequence ATGAAGATAAAGATAAACGACATCCCGAATGAAGGGCTCGCTATCGAGGAAAAGCAAAACGCCTCGGAATTGGACCTGGCGCGGGACGACCTGAAATTCGTCACGCCGGTATCCCTTTCCGTTTTTATAGGCAGGGATAAGGACGAGGCATACGTGCATGTCTCCGCGAGCGGCAGGATCGAGGCGGTATGCAGCCGCTGCCTTTCTTCCTACACCGTAGATTTCAAAAAGGATTTCGATTTCAGTTATGACTTAAAGGGAAAGACGACCCTGGACCTCACCGACGATATACGCTCGGAGATAATACTTGAATACCCTGTCAAGCCGTTATGCAAGGACGGCTGCAAGGGACTATGCCAGGCCTGCGGCAAGAACTTGAACGAGGGCAGCTGCGGCCACAAGACAGACGTGCAGAGATGGAACCGGATAGAGAAAAGCGGCAACTAA
- the recG gene encoding ATP-dependent DNA helicase RecG, whose product MITQADKNINTKNQPLNEIPVRYVKGVGPARAEILARLDIGTVEDLLYHFPRRYEDRSRFNTINKVKIGEYSTIRGEVLTAGLRRGKGLALFKMAVGDDTGVIYAVWFNQPYMQKMFKSGDKVVLYGKVERYKDIQITNPEFEIIKDDGEEMIHTGRIVPIYPLTEGISQRGMRSVIKNLLDRYLDEVEEFLPAGIRARNGLPELKEALFNIHFPKSEALRKTAYERIVFDEFFALQAALAQRKARIKGSDDGVAHKVGGELLESFKEVIPFNLTGAQMKAIADIEKDMASTKPMNRLLEGDVGSGKTIVAAYALVLTVSNGYQGVLMAPTEILAQQHFMNLNKLLSPLGINIIILTNSVVDEARDEAKRLIEEGRANIVIGTHALIQEGVKFKDLGLAAIDEQHKFGVDQRVQLKQKGFNPDMLFMTATPIPRTLAMTLYGDLDLSILDEMPKGRIPPKAYWVGEQRREGIYKFIAQEVAAGSQAFIVYPLIEKGKKEDLKAAADMYEKFKKEVFPQFKVGLVHGRLDSEKKERVMADFKSGKAQILVSTTVIEVGIDNPNVSVMLVENPERFGLSQLHQLRGRIGRGNQRSYCILLSDTESEEAKKRLKALIGTTSGFNIAEEDLQLRGPGQFFGTRQHGLPELRYANLVANVKQLEAARKEAFDLVRGDPELKAPGHRQIRDIIRRKFSGKTELKA is encoded by the coding sequence ATGATAACACAAGCGGACAAAAACATCAACACCAAAAATCAGCCTTTAAATGAGATCCCGGTGCGGTATGTGAAGGGCGTCGGGCCGGCGAGGGCCGAGATACTCGCGCGCCTCGATATAGGGACCGTCGAGGACCTGCTCTACCATTTTCCGCGCCGCTATGAGGACCGCAGCCGTTTTAATACGATAAATAAGGTCAAAATAGGAGAGTATTCCACGATAAGGGGCGAGGTCCTGACCGCGGGTTTGCGCCGGGGAAAGGGGTTGGCGTTATTTAAGATGGCGGTGGGCGACGATACCGGGGTCATCTACGCGGTCTGGTTCAACCAGCCATATATGCAGAAGATGTTCAAATCCGGCGACAAGGTGGTCCTTTACGGCAAGGTCGAGAGGTACAAGGATATACAGATAACGAACCCCGAGTTCGAGATAATAAAAGACGACGGCGAAGAGATGATACACACAGGGAGGATTGTCCCGATATACCCACTGACGGAGGGGATAAGCCAGAGGGGGATGCGCTCGGTCATCAAGAACCTGCTCGACAGGTATCTCGACGAGGTGGAGGAGTTTCTTCCCGCCGGGATAAGGGCGAGGAATGGCCTGCCGGAATTGAAAGAGGCGCTCTTCAACATCCATTTTCCGAAAAGCGAGGCCCTTCGCAAAACCGCGTATGAGCGCATCGTCTTCGATGAATTTTTCGCCCTGCAGGCCGCGCTCGCGCAGAGGAAGGCCAGGATAAAGGGGTCGGATGACGGAGTCGCGCATAAGGTCGGGGGGGAACTTCTGGAATCTTTCAAAGAGGTGATCCCGTTCAATCTGACCGGCGCCCAGATGAAAGCTATAGCCGACATCGAGAAGGATATGGCCAGCACGAAGCCGATGAATCGCCTGCTAGAGGGCGACGTCGGCTCCGGAAAGACGATAGTCGCGGCGTATGCGCTCGTCCTGACCGTATCGAATGGCTATCAGGGAGTGCTTATGGCGCCGACCGAGATACTCGCCCAGCAGCATTTCATGAACCTCAACAAATTGCTCAGCCCGCTCGGCATAAATATCATCATACTTACGAACAGCGTCGTAGATGAGGCGCGCGACGAGGCGAAACGCCTCATAGAAGAGGGCCGGGCGAACATAGTGATAGGTACCCACGCCCTCATCCAGGAAGGTGTAAAATTCAAGGACCTGGGCCTGGCCGCGATAGACGAACAGCATAAGTTCGGCGTCGACCAGCGGGTCCAGTTGAAGCAAAAAGGTTTTAACCCCGACATGCTTTTCATGACCGCCACGCCGATACCGCGGACGCTCGCGATGACATTATACGGCGACCTCGATCTCTCCATACTCGACGAAATGCCTAAGGGGCGCATACCTCCCAAGGCCTATTGGGTCGGGGAGCAGAGGCGCGAGGGGATATATAAATTTATCGCCCAGGAAGTCGCTGCCGGAAGCCAGGCGTTCATAGTCTATCCGTTGATAGAAAAGGGCAAGAAAGAAGACCTTAAGGCCGCGGCCGATATGTATGAAAAATTCAAAAAAGAGGTCTTCCCGCAATTTAAGGTCGGCTTGGTCCACGGCAGGCTCGATAGCGAGAAGAAAGAACGCGTGATGGCTGATTTCAAATCCGGCAAGGCGCAGATCCTCGTATCGACGACGGTCATAGAGGTCGGCATCGATAACCCCAATGTCTCGGTGATGCTAGTCGAGAATCCCGAGAGGTTCGGGTTGAGCCAGCTCCACCAATTGCGGGGGAGGATAGGAAGAGGCAACCAGCGCTCTTATTGCATTTTACTCTCCGATACCGAATCTGAAGAGGCGAAGAAGCGGCTCAAAGCCCTTATCGGCACGACCAGCGGATTTAATATCGCGGAAGAGGATTTACAACTGCGCGGGCCGGGCCAGTTCTTCGGGACAAGACAGCACGGGCTTCCGGAATTGCGCTACGCCAACCTTGTTGCGAACGTAAAACAGCTTGAGGCAGCGCGCAAGGAGGCGTTCGACCTCGTGAGAGGCGATCCCGAGCTTAAGGCGCCCGGGCACAGGCAGATCAGGGATATCATCAGGCGTAAGTTCTCCGGGAAGACGGAGCTCAAGGCGTGA
- the rsmD gene encoding 16S rRNA (guanine(966)-N(2))-methyltransferase RsmD — protein sequence MRITSGIFRSRMIKAPGGIRPTLDNVRKAIFDILGEAVEGAKALDLFAGSGAIGLEALSRGAASCIFADNNRASIKAIKENIEALVPHFHEGAGLVPHFRESVGLLPGGAGQTGVICADFQAAVRRLYGERAKFDIIFMDPPYYKEIAKKTLSLLADCDILSETGVAVIEHSKHDLLPDSSGGLRLFRTARYGDTLVSFYCKGQTK from the coding sequence ATGCGTATAACAAGCGGCATCTTCAGGAGCAGGATGATCAAGGCGCCGGGCGGCATAAGGCCCACCCTTGATAACGTCCGCAAGGCCATTTTCGATATTCTGGGAGAGGCGGTGGAGGGAGCGAAGGCGCTAGACCTTTTTGCCGGTTCCGGGGCCATTGGCCTGGAGGCCTTGAGCCGCGGCGCTGCCTCCTGCATATTTGCGGACAACAACCGCGCCTCAATAAAGGCGATAAAAGAGAACATAGAGGCCCTCGTCCCGCACTTTCATGAAGGTGCGGGGCTTGTCCCACACTTTCGAGAAAGTGTGGGGCTTCTCCCGGGCGGGGCGGGGCAGACCGGGGTCATTTGCGCGGATTTCCAGGCGGCCGTCCGGAGGCTTTACGGGGAACGCGCCAAATTCGACATTATCTTCATGGATCCGCCCTACTATAAGGAGATCGCCAAAAAAACCTTGTCATTACTGGCCGATTGTGATATATTATCCGAAACTGGCGTAGCGGTTATAGAGCATTCCAAGCATGACCTGTTACCCGATTCAAGCGGGGGTCTGAGGCTCTTTCGTACCGCAAGGTACGGCGACACGCTGGTTTCTTTTTACTGTAAGGGCCAAACCAAATAA
- the rpmB gene encoding 50S ribosomal protein L28: MSKVCDICGKGKMAGKAIKRRGMAKKDGGVGQKITGRSIRRFAPNLQRIKVNLKGVIKTLKVCTACIRSGKIVKA, from the coding sequence ATGTCAAAGGTATGCGATATATGCGGCAAAGGCAAGATGGCGGGTAAGGCCATCAAACGCCGCGGTATGGCCAAGAAGGACGGCGGTGTCGGCCAGAAGATAACGGGCAGAAGCATAAGGCGTTTCGCCCCTAATCTACAAAGGATAAAGGTAAATCTGAAAGGCGTCATCAAGACCCTCAAAGTCTGCACTGCTTGCATCAGGTCGGGTAAAATAGTTAAGGCATAG
- a CDS encoding phosphate acyltransferase: MRIAVDGMGGDYAPKVVVEGAILAATEYGFEVVIVGDKARIDEELSKAGSVPTGVTVHHASEVIGMDEPGATSARNKKDSS; the protein is encoded by the coding sequence ATGAGGATAGCCGTTGACGGTATGGGAGGGGATTACGCGCCTAAGGTGGTAGTAGAGGGCGCGATCCTTGCCGCTACAGAATACGGTTTTGAGGTCGTGATAGTCGGAGACAAGGCAAGGATAGACGAGGAGCTTTCGAAGGCCGGCTCAGTCCCGACCGGAGTCACGGTACACCATGCCTCCGAAGTGATCGGGATGGACGAGCCCGGCGCGACAAGCGCACGCAACAAAAAAGACTCTTCGAT
- the recJ gene encoding single-stranded-DNA-specific exonuclease RecJ — protein MESLDDSAGAGLAEALGISPVLARLLIKRSVNNPQEARSFLSCGLSSLHDPFLFKDMEKAAARIRSAVENKERILVYGDYDVDGLTATALLYATLKRYGAHVHNYIPDRVKEGYGLNLEALETARKDGVKLVIAVDCGITAAEEVDFLNKHHIDSIIIDHHQPVKGNLPEALAILDPFAPGCGYPYKHLASVGLVYKLTQALGWSSEEDLDLVALGTISDVAPLTGENRILVKHGLKYLAKTQRAGLRALMEVAGIGKKKEFYTETVGFILGPRLNASGRMNSSMHSLKLLLTDDKEEAKKLAEELDKSNRERQAMEAAILKEAVSKVEREVNFKEHRVIVLHGDKWHPGVIGIVASRIVEKFYRPTILVAFNENTGKGSGRSIRNFHLFDALTKCKEHLIEFGGHEHAAGITISKENIDAFRDSLNAVAHEVLQPLDLVPRLEIDAWISLKDITRKFLKELELLEPFGVGNRKPVFAVKGLSLKAKPKILNYNTLKIWVTDGELTYEAVGFKKALDYKLDSASLVFDLAFTPSINVWQGQESIQLQLKDLKFN, from the coding sequence ATGGAATCGTTAGACGACAGCGCCGGCGCCGGCCTTGCCGAGGCGCTGGGTATATCGCCTGTCCTCGCCCGCCTGCTTATAAAAAGAAGCGTAAATAACCCGCAGGAAGCCCGCAGTTTCCTCTCGTGCGGCCTCTCATCGCTCCACGACCCTTTCCTTTTCAAGGACATGGAGAAAGCGGCCGCGCGGATAAGATCCGCCGTAGAAAATAAGGAGCGCATCCTCGTTTACGGCGATTACGACGTCGACGGCCTGACAGCCACGGCGCTGTTGTATGCGACGCTGAAAAGATACGGCGCCCACGTACACAATTATATCCCTGACCGCGTAAAGGAGGGGTACGGCCTTAATCTTGAAGCGCTTGAGACCGCGCGTAAGGACGGCGTGAAACTTGTCATCGCGGTCGACTGCGGGATCACTGCTGCCGAAGAGGTAGATTTCTTAAATAAGCATCACATAGACTCCATAATCATCGATCACCACCAGCCCGTAAAAGGCAACCTGCCTGAGGCATTAGCGATACTGGACCCGTTCGCGCCGGGTTGCGGCTATCCCTATAAACATCTCGCCAGCGTCGGCCTTGTATATAAATTAACGCAAGCATTAGGTTGGAGCAGTGAAGAAGACCTCGACTTGGTGGCGCTCGGTACGATATCCGATGTCGCCCCGCTTACCGGTGAGAACAGGATACTGGTAAAACACGGCCTCAAGTACCTGGCGAAGACGCAGAGGGCGGGCTTAAGGGCGCTCATGGAAGTAGCCGGGATAGGGAAGAAGAAGGAATTTTATACCGAGACTGTGGGATTCATCCTGGGGCCGCGGTTGAACGCCTCGGGCAGGATGAATTCGTCGATGCATTCGCTGAAATTGCTCCTGACAGACGATAAAGAAGAGGCGAAAAAACTCGCCGAGGAGCTCGATAAGAGCAACCGCGAGCGGCAGGCGATGGAGGCGGCGATACTTAAAGAGGCGGTCTCGAAGGTCGAGCGCGAAGTGAATTTCAAGGAGCACAGGGTCATAGTCCTGCACGGAGATAAATGGCATCCCGGCGTGATAGGCATAGTCGCCTCGCGCATAGTCGAGAAATTCTACAGGCCGACGATACTGGTCGCGTTCAACGAAAATACAGGGAAGGGGTCCGGGCGTTCGATAAGGAACTTCCACCTCTTCGACGCGCTTACGAAATGCAAGGAGCACCTGATCGAGTTCGGCGGGCACGAGCACGCGGCCGGCATAACCATTTCCAAGGAAAATATAGACGCCTTCCGCGACAGCTTGAACGCCGTTGCGCACGAGGTCCTACAGCCCCTGGACCTGGTCCCTCGACTCGAGATAGACGCATGGATATCGCTTAAGGATATCACCAGGAAATTCCTCAAAGAATTGGAGCTGCTTGAGCCGTTCGGGGTAGGCAACCGCAAACCCGTCTTCGCGGTGAAGGGGCTGTCGCTTAAAGCGAAGCCGAAGATACTAAACTATAATACGCTCAAGATATGGGTGACGGACGGGGAACTGACTTACGAGGCGGTCGGTTTCAAGAAAGCCCTTGATTATAAACTCGATTCCGCCTCGCTGGTCTTCGATCTCGCTTTTACGCCTTCGATAAATGTATGGCAGGGGCAGGAATCGATACAACTGCAGCTTAAGGACCTGAAGTTTAATTAA